From one Gracilibacillus salinarum genomic stretch:
- a CDS encoding VirD4-like conjugal transfer protein, CD1115 family, protein MYSNDKKSLTERLSNWKMMSLFIASVTVIGFFVANFLLHFLQQVLYLVEGFATNPEEVNFHTFSVDWHYFFIFQQQWIEFYVGFYILVGISVLKLLYNVKMNYQSINKGQHGTNEFEKVKNMKKQYVSIPSKTKEYEGKGGTIIAGMQEGNNYQLLIDDAPVHTMVIGITRSGKGETFVVPMIDVQSRASEKPSMVINDPKGELAGASYETLKERGYDVHVFNLIQHDMSMGFNPLQLVIDSWRKGLHSDAQKYANSVAYSLYHNPNAKDPFWSNSAKSLVTAIILALTEDMVTQGKEERVTMYSVANFLSTKGSDNDEEGNNALDLFFQARDENNPARMMYATSNFATGNTRGSIFSVAMDKLQIFTLEPNAKVTGYNSLDLTDIGFGDKPIALFIATPDSDKSNEVLASILISQLYRINSEKATKSQSGKMKRNVHFLLDEFGNMPTIEGMAGMVTVGAGRGFRYHLIIQAYSQVKSMYGEESDTIIGNCSNQIYILTEDKSTAEHYSSMLGTRTITDVSRSGELHSFDKSHSESTKERALLTSDELMRLQEGQSVVIRVNKRQDTKRKKMEPKPIFNKGQTKQKFRYEYLANDFDTSKSILYLPIVSDTYYDMNLNEMVYSAKVRSDLYLRMADVMDPDDFIRLKRNLLQVEGLSQKDRSTLQQQMLAADEWSFLHYLSYLVFHPSLEALHLKLIEPLNKYLPRDTMAGWQEKINKRMESKLELRRQEKESEQEEEEDVGNEEEALIQKAISEN, encoded by the coding sequence ATGTATTCCAACGATAAAAAATCATTAACAGAACGCTTAAGTAATTGGAAAATGATGAGTTTATTTATAGCATCTGTCACCGTTATAGGCTTTTTCGTTGCCAATTTCCTGCTGCATTTTTTGCAGCAAGTATTATATTTGGTGGAAGGTTTTGCAACGAATCCTGAAGAGGTGAATTTCCATACGTTCTCGGTTGATTGGCACTACTTCTTTATTTTCCAACAACAATGGATTGAGTTTTATGTAGGATTTTATATACTGGTTGGAATTAGCGTTTTGAAGCTCCTATATAATGTGAAAATGAATTATCAATCTATTAATAAGGGGCAACATGGAACGAACGAATTTGAAAAAGTGAAGAACATGAAAAAACAGTATGTAAGTATTCCATCCAAAACGAAAGAATACGAGGGCAAGGGCGGCACCATTATTGCTGGGATGCAAGAAGGTAATAACTATCAATTATTAATTGATGATGCCCCAGTCCATACGATGGTGATTGGTATTACTCGCAGTGGTAAGGGTGAAACATTTGTTGTGCCAATGATAGACGTGCAAAGCAGAGCGAGTGAAAAACCTTCGATGGTTATCAATGATCCAAAAGGTGAGCTAGCTGGTGCTTCTTATGAAACGTTGAAAGAACGGGGATATGATGTCCATGTGTTCAATCTAATTCAGCATGATATGAGTATGGGCTTCAATCCTTTACAGTTGGTGATTGATTCATGGAGGAAAGGGCTTCATAGTGATGCACAGAAATATGCAAACAGTGTTGCGTATAGCTTATACCATAATCCAAACGCCAAAGATCCTTTCTGGTCAAACAGTGCGAAATCACTTGTGACGGCAATTATTCTTGCATTAACAGAGGATATGGTCACTCAAGGAAAAGAAGAACGGGTGACGATGTATTCCGTAGCAAACTTCCTTTCAACAAAAGGAAGTGACAATGACGAGGAAGGAAATAATGCCTTGGATTTGTTTTTTCAAGCAAGAGATGAAAATAATCCAGCAAGAATGATGTATGCGACGTCGAACTTCGCAACAGGAAATACAAGGGGAAGTATTTTTAGTGTTGCCATGGATAAGTTGCAGATATTTACGTTAGAACCGAATGCGAAAGTAACTGGGTATAATAGTTTGGATCTAACAGATATTGGATTTGGTGATAAACCAATAGCATTATTTATTGCAACACCTGATTCTGATAAGTCAAATGAAGTATTGGCAAGCATTTTAATTAGTCAACTTTATAGAATAAACTCTGAAAAGGCAACAAAAAGTCAAAGCGGGAAAATGAAGCGAAATGTTCACTTCCTATTAGACGAATTTGGAAATATGCCAACGATCGAAGGAATGGCCGGGATGGTGACAGTTGGTGCTGGGCGAGGTTTTCGCTATCACTTAATTATCCAGGCTTATTCACAGGTTAAATCAATGTATGGCGAAGAATCGGACACAATCATCGGAAACTGTTCCAATCAAATATATATTTTGACGGAAGATAAAAGCACTGCCGAACATTATTCGAGCATGTTGGGAACAAGAACGATTACAGATGTGAGTCGAAGTGGGGAATTGCATTCCTTCGATAAATCGCATAGTGAATCAACCAAAGAAAGGGCATTGTTGACCTCAGATGAATTGATGAGGTTACAAGAAGGACAATCCGTTGTAATTCGCGTAAATAAGCGACAAGATACGAAACGAAAAAAGATGGAACCAAAGCCAATTTTTAATAAAGGTCAAACAAAGCAGAAATTCCGTTATGAATATCTGGCAAATGACTTTGATACGAGCAAGTCCATTCTTTATTTACCGATTGTTTCTGATACGTATTATGACATGAATTTAAACGAAATGGTTTATTCAGCCAAAGTAAGGAGTGACTTATATTTACGGATGGCAGATGTAATGGATCCGGACGATTTTATTAGACTGAAACGAAATTTATTGCAAGTGGAAGGGCTGTCGCAAAAAGATAGAAGTACATTGCAGCAACAAATGCTGGCGGCCGATGAATGGTCATTTTTACACTATTTAAGTTATCTTGTTTTTCATCCAAGTCTTGAAGCATTGCATTTGAAATTGATAGAACCATTAAATAAATATTTGCCTCGGGATACTATGGCAGGCTGGCAGGAAAAAATAAATAAGAGAATGGAAAGTAAACTTGAATTAAGGAGGCAAGAAAAGGAAAGTGAACAAGAGGAGGAAGAAGACGTAGGAAATGAAGAAGAAGCGTTAATACAAAAGGCCATTAGTGAAAATTAA
- a CDS encoding AAA family ATPase has protein sequence MEDIIKDLEDWLSKRPLWIQYATNRLLQGNIKEKDVEDFVSICKTEIEDVDKKTVDTLKYEKGKIRSGEENIALTIEGLSNIQGINALSPRNPLKLNENLNIIYGQNGSGKSSYVRLFKHLCGSKNSGSLYGNVYKEDTEQNCNIKYNINGEKVDINWSPHQGSLEDLNHIEIYDADDAYTYVNDENEVTYEPFVLRLISGLIELCNQVSTKISQEIEGHVSVLPLIPKNYDKTEYADWYKKISHNVSLEEVAAICEWDNELEEELIELVKRMSEKNPMDKAKVLRKTIVGIDRINDTINKMLCELSDEKCEMILTAKKTAESKRKAAEEDAKKVFSNAPINTIDNESWRLLWEQARQFSESYVYESVPYPNVDEESLCVLCQQPLDDDAKSRLVSFEAYVQGNLEIEAKDAEDKLKIMIDNLPDIPEIESFKLMLDSAGIYEEEVRTNLISLMDAINVRKEDIQNFKDNKNIKQLPVYDFKSYLKAEKSKLEKQAQSYEEDSEGESRSILKNKKISLEAKKWLNEHKDNIVEEIHRLNNRHSLNEAKKLTRTQGLSTKKSNISERLITEAYVRRFDQELGLLGASYINIELAKTRTHRGQVLHEIKLSNPKRSVKATEILSEGEQRIVSFAAFLADISGKQVNSPLILDDPISSLDQEYEEAVVARLVNLSLTKQIIVFTHRISLLSLLEDAAKTTGVNTNIIGVRHEDWGSGELGGTPMFAKKPDSALNVIYNERLPKAKKILEETGREEYDLIAKGICSDFRIILENTIETYLLSDIVRRFRRSITTMGKINKLYKIEQSDCEMFDKFMTKYSRYEHSQSIEAPVPVPSPQELNTDIEEIMGWTKEFKKR, from the coding sequence ATGGAGGATATTATTAAGGATTTAGAGGACTGGTTAAGCAAGAGGCCCCTATGGATTCAATATGCTACCAATAGGCTATTACAAGGAAATATCAAGGAAAAAGACGTAGAAGATTTTGTGAGCATTTGCAAAACAGAAATTGAAGATGTTGATAAAAAAACAGTAGATACTTTAAAGTATGAAAAAGGGAAAATTAGAAGTGGTGAAGAGAACATTGCTTTAACTATTGAAGGTCTATCGAATATTCAGGGTATTAATGCACTATCTCCGCGAAATCCATTAAAATTAAATGAAAATTTAAATATAATATATGGTCAGAATGGAAGTGGTAAATCTAGTTATGTTCGACTATTTAAACATCTTTGTGGATCGAAAAATAGTGGATCTTTATATGGAAATGTCTATAAAGAAGATACTGAGCAAAACTGCAATATAAAGTATAATATTAATGGGGAAAAAGTAGATATAAACTGGAGTCCACATCAAGGTAGCTTAGAAGATTTAAACCATATAGAAATATATGATGCTGATGACGCTTATACATATGTGAATGATGAAAATGAAGTTACATATGAACCATTCGTTTTGAGATTAATAAGTGGTTTAATTGAGTTATGTAACCAAGTAAGTACGAAGATAAGCCAAGAAATAGAAGGACATGTTTCAGTATTGCCTTTAATACCTAAAAATTACGATAAAACGGAATATGCTGATTGGTATAAGAAAATCAGCCATAATGTGTCCTTAGAAGAAGTTGCTGCGATTTGTGAGTGGGATAATGAGCTTGAAGAAGAACTTATTGAGCTTGTTAAAAGAATGTCTGAAAAAAATCCCATGGACAAGGCAAAAGTGTTACGAAAGACTATAGTTGGTATAGATAGGATTAACGATACAATTAATAAAATGCTTTGTGAATTATCAGATGAGAAATGCGAGATGATACTTACTGCTAAAAAAACAGCTGAATCTAAAAGAAAAGCAGCAGAAGAAGATGCAAAGAAAGTTTTTAGTAATGCACCGATTAATACTATCGATAATGAAAGCTGGAGGTTACTTTGGGAACAGGCAAGACAGTTTTCAGAAAGCTACGTTTATGAAAGTGTACCATATCCTAACGTAGATGAAGAATCTTTATGTGTTCTTTGTCAGCAACCCTTAGACGATGATGCTAAGAGCAGATTAGTATCTTTCGAAGCTTATGTACAGGGGAATTTAGAAATTGAAGCAAAAGATGCAGAAGATAAACTAAAAATAATGATTGATAATCTACCCGATATACCAGAAATTGAATCGTTTAAATTAATGCTTGATTCAGCTGGAATATATGAAGAAGAAGTTAGAACCAATCTAATATCTTTAATGGACGCTATCAATGTAAGAAAGGAAGATATACAGAACTTTAAAGACAACAAAAATATAAAACAGCTACCTGTTTATGATTTTAAAAGCTATTTGAAGGCGGAAAAGTCCAAACTAGAAAAACAAGCCCAATCATATGAAGAAGATAGCGAAGGAGAAAGTAGGAGTATATTAAAAAATAAAAAGATTAGTTTAGAAGCAAAGAAATGGTTGAACGAACATAAAGACAATATAGTTGAAGAAATACATAGGTTGAATAATAGACATAGCTTAAATGAGGCGAAAAAATTAACTAGAACACAAGGGTTGTCAACAAAAAAATCTAATATATCAGAAAGGTTAATCACTGAAGCATATGTTAGACGCTTTGACCAAGAACTTGGATTGCTTGGTGCATCCTATATAAATATAGAATTGGCAAAAACACGCACACATAGGGGACAAGTCCTTCATGAAATTAAATTATCTAATCCTAAAAGAAGTGTAAAGGCTACCGAAATATTAAGTGAAGGAGAGCAGAGAATAGTTTCTTTTGCTGCCTTTTTAGCAGATATAAGTGGGAAACAAGTAAACTCCCCACTTATATTGGATGATCCTATATCGTCTCTAGATCAGGAATACGAGGAAGCAGTTGTAGCTAGATTAGTAAATTTATCCCTAACTAAACAGATAATAGTATTTACGCATAGAATCTCTTTGTTATCTTTATTAGAAGATGCAGCTAAAACTACAGGGGTAAATACTAATATAATAGGTGTTAGACACGAAGATTGGGGATCAGGTGAATTGGGTGGAACTCCTATGTTCGCTAAAAAGCCAGATAGTGCATTAAATGTTATATATAATGAAAGGTTACCTAAAGCAAAAAAAATTCTTGAGGAAACAGGTAGGGAAGAATATGATTTAATAGCTAAAGGTATTTGTAGTGATTTTAGAATAATCCTTGAGAATACAATTGAAACTTATTTACTATCAGATATAGTAAGGAGATTTAGACGATCAATTACAACTATGGGGAAAATAAATAAATTATACAAAATTGAGCAAAGTGACTGTGAAATGTTTGATAAATTTATGACTAAGTATTCTAGATATGAGCATTCTCAGTCAATTGAAGCCCCCGTACCGGTTCCTAGTCCTCAAGAATTAAATACTGATATAGAAGAGATAATGGGTTGGACAAAAGAATTTAAAAAAAGATAG
- a CDS encoding DUF2268 domain-containing protein, with protein sequence MNAYEVMDTLSQYGELLEIRDLEKRKDYFRYEMMEPFKQMWNLINVPIKAKQQNGYDVIMASKMLGFADVSDDENIREGLSILRENNSYAVAENALKNCIAKANNAGLKINADEIKFGLYISDPEKLKLQKGYTGFGGIPGFITVNIYPNDYNLPKIPAVIAHEFNHNIRFSYFDWDHGNVTVGDYLVIEGLAESFAKELYGTEQIGPWVTNMDKEELKYSIDVIGEALDIKGFAEVSSYMFGDEIAAQEGYQPIGLPFCAGYAVGYKTVQSFMKKNNKTIYEATLASTDEIINGSELFS encoded by the coding sequence ATGAATGCTTATGAAGTTATGGATACATTAAGTCAGTATGGTGAATTGCTTGAAATTCGGGATTTAGAAAAACGCAAAGATTATTTCCGTTATGAAATGATGGAACCATTCAAACAAATGTGGAATTTAATTAACGTTCCCATAAAAGCGAAACAACAAAATGGATATGACGTTATCATGGCATCAAAAATGCTTGGTTTTGCTGATGTTTCAGATGATGAAAATATTAGAGAAGGATTATCTATTCTAAGAGAAAATAACTCCTATGCGGTTGCCGAAAACGCTCTTAAAAATTGCATTGCTAAAGCGAATAATGCGGGATTGAAGATAAATGCGGATGAAATCAAATTTGGATTATATATTTCAGACCCTGAAAAACTAAAGCTACAGAAAGGATATACAGGGTTTGGTGGAATACCGGGCTTTATAACTGTAAATATATATCCAAACGATTATAATTTACCCAAAATACCGGCAGTTATAGCCCATGAATTTAACCATAATATACGTTTTTCTTATTTTGATTGGGATCATGGGAATGTAACAGTAGGAGATTATCTCGTTATAGAGGGTTTAGCTGAATCATTTGCAAAAGAATTATACGGAACGGAGCAAATAGGTCCTTGGGTTACCAACATGGATAAGGAAGAGCTGAAGTATTCAATTGATGTTATCGGCGAAGCCCTTGATATAAAAGGATTTGCAGAAGTAAGTAGCTATATGTTTGGTGATGAAATTGCAGCGCAAGAAGGTTATCAACCTATTGGACTTCCCTTTTGTGCTGGATATGCAGTTGGCTACAAGACCGTCCAATCCTTTATGAAGAAGAATAATAAGACGATATACGAAGCGACTTTGGCCTCAACTGATGAAATAATTAATGGCTCCGAATTATTCTCCTAG
- a CDS encoding toprim domain-containing protein translates to MDKQDLYKKLVYQNIEDALAELNAEDKGRYYICNCPECNAHEAFIYKNNTNFIQCNRENHCGERMLLQFHEKESLHPEREKIQNTFPSLSDDQKEALTWSMRLFSFAKTGTKSEILDNGYRGLLKENAREHIVDLQNEQVTSYFFNKVSSLLGKDYSNNSWMCERNLVFPLYDENNILNRVLLRSSIDPTLEPKEIQLIMNPSKETKDFFMEIPDKANTVVFSESLLDALSFREIDPNCGFVALTGASKTRQVQAYIKKNKGAFTDKHILMAMDDDKAGWKATQKLVATLRTEGLDENISLFRYNDGFKDANEFLQGNRTQFEKRYLQDTNQLQRAKPMQHEMS, encoded by the coding sequence ATGGATAAACAAGACTTGTACAAAAAATTGGTTTATCAAAATATTGAAGATGCGCTAGCTGAGTTAAATGCGGAAGATAAGGGGCGTTATTATATCTGTAATTGTCCTGAATGCAATGCACACGAGGCATTCATATACAAAAACAATACAAACTTTATTCAATGCAACCGCGAGAATCATTGTGGTGAACGGATGTTATTGCAATTTCATGAGAAAGAGAGTCTACATCCCGAAAGAGAAAAGATACAAAATACCTTTCCAAGCCTTTCAGATGACCAAAAGGAGGCACTAACTTGGTCAATGAGGCTTTTTTCTTTTGCAAAAACAGGAACAAAAAGTGAAATCTTGGATAATGGTTACCGTGGTTTATTAAAGGAAAATGCAAGAGAACATATTGTAGACTTACAAAATGAACAGGTGACAAGTTATTTTTTTAACAAAGTAAGCAGCCTGTTAGGGAAAGATTACTCTAATAATAGTTGGATGTGTGAACGAAATTTAGTTTTTCCTCTATATGATGAAAACAATATTTTAAATCGAGTATTGCTTCGGTCTAGTATTGATCCAACATTGGAACCCAAAGAAATACAATTGATCATGAATCCTTCTAAAGAAACGAAGGATTTTTTTATGGAGATTCCAGATAAGGCGAATACGGTTGTATTTAGTGAATCGTTGCTGGATGCACTTTCATTTCGTGAAATAGATCCAAATTGTGGCTTTGTAGCATTAACAGGTGCTTCCAAAACACGGCAGGTGCAAGCATATATCAAGAAAAACAAAGGTGCATTTACAGATAAACATATTCTAATGGCAATGGATGATGATAAAGCTGGTTGGAAGGCAACACAAAAACTGGTTGCCACGCTTAGAACGGAAGGATTAGACGAAAATATCTCGCTGTTCCGTTATAATGACGGTTTTAAAGATGCAAATGAATTTTTACAAGGCAACAGAACGCAATTTGAAAAAAGATATTTACAAGATACCAATCAATTGCAACGGGCAAAACCAATGCAACATGAAATGTCATAA
- a CDS encoding pilin gives MQDAIQTITNITDGIKPIAPVLAGLVLVVIGLLWTFAKDPQKKEMYTGWMVNVAIGFGIVYLAASLVSWLGGRVVGF, from the coding sequence ATGCAAGATGCAATTCAAACAATCACAAATATCACGGACGGAATTAAACCAATTGCACCAGTTCTAGCCGGACTGGTGCTAGTTGTTATTGGTCTGCTTTGGACTTTTGCAAAAGACCCTCAAAAGAAAGAGATGTACACCGGATGGATGGTTAACGTTGCTATCGGTTTTGGTATTGTTTACTTAGCAGCAAGTCTTGTTAGCTGGCTTGGTGGTCGTGTCGTCGGATTTTAA
- a CDS encoding ArpU family phage packaging/lysis transcriptional regulator, with amino-acid sequence MNFAADIEGVFTKEEIESFLKDEQKFYIEYAEENWLDRYFKIKAMSQRTHVPSITSVISDTPGGSNLNHSKTEQFALKSIQASEWLDTLFYAVESLTPAEQKLIELKYMKKRNDGSRYCDEVIYPQLFIGKTRYYEMKKEALEMLGRNLYGLFSERGCS; translated from the coding sequence ATGAATTTTGCTGCTGATATTGAAGGGGTTTTTACGAAAGAAGAAATTGAATCATTTTTAAAAGATGAGCAAAAATTCTACATCGAATATGCGGAAGAAAACTGGCTTGATCGTTATTTCAAAATAAAGGCGATGTCGCAAAGAACTCATGTACCAAGCATTACTTCCGTTATATCTGATACACCAGGTGGATCAAATCTTAATCATAGTAAAACAGAGCAATTTGCATTGAAATCCATTCAAGCAAGTGAATGGTTAGACACATTATTTTATGCAGTAGAATCACTTACTCCAGCTGAACAGAAATTAATAGAATTGAAGTACATGAAGAAGCGTAACGATGGATCCAGATACTGTGATGAAGTTATTTATCCTCAGCTGTTTATCGGAAAGACAAGATACTATGAGATGAAAAAAGAAGCCTTAGAAATGCTGGGTAGAAATTTATATGGATTATTCAGCGAAAGAGGTTGTTCATAA
- a CDS encoding YdbC family protein, giving the protein MKEKSYRVDWEVIEEIVVLHRSQGGWAKELNLISWNGDNPKFDVRWWNPDKTRVGKGFTFTKEELKILYDTLPEALHI; this is encoded by the coding sequence ATGAAGGAAAAGAGCTATCGTGTGGATTGGGAAGTTATTGAGGAAATTGTTGTATTGCATAGAAGCCAAGGAGGCTGGGCAAAAGAGCTAAATTTGATCAGTTGGAATGGAGATAATCCAAAGTTTGACGTGAGGTGGTGGAATCCTGATAAAACAAGGGTTGGTAAGGGGTTCACTTTTACCAAAGAGGAATTAAAAATACTGTATGACACTTTACCAGAAGCACTTCATATATAA
- a CDS encoding YjcQ family protein, which yields MNKKKLRYAILKEIDNGNKALTEENFAVTADQFDEAIRFLNRENYLGGVFYADDRPWLIEGTAYLTEDGESYLEENSSLAKTYKGLKEIRDWLKL from the coding sequence ATGAATAAAAAGAAACTAAGGTATGCCATATTGAAAGAAATTGACAACGGTAATAAAGCACTTACTGAAGAGAATTTTGCGGTTACCGCAGATCAATTTGATGAAGCTATTAGGTTTCTAAATAGAGAAAATTATTTAGGAGGAGTTTTCTATGCGGACGATAGACCATGGTTAATTGAGGGGACAGCTTATTTAACAGAAGATGGCGAGAGTTACTTAGAAGAAAACAGTTCATTAGCTAAGACATATAAAGGTTTAAAAGAAATAAGGGATTGGTTAAAACTATAG